ATTGTTCCGGCAATTAGACAGTTTATATGCCGATTTTATGAAAGCTGCCGAATTAAGATATAAAACAGGGCAAAGCTCTAAAATTGAATTTTTATCGGCTTCGGCAAAATTTAAAGAACTGCAAATTAAAATTCAAACGGCGGAGAGCAATTATAAAACATCATTGCAAAAACTGAATAAATATTTAATGTTTGAAGATGAATTTGAAATTGCCGAAGAAAGTTTTGATACCGATTTATTTAATTCCGCACAAGCGGAAGACAGTATTTATCTGAAACCTGTTTTTGATTATTTCTCATCTTCCGTTAATGTTGCAAAAAACGAATGGAAAAAAGAAAAAACAGGTTATTTGCCGAAAATAAATCTCGGATATTTAAAACAATCCGTTGACGGTGTTTCCGGATTTTCAGGCTGGGAAGCCGGGATTTCAATGCCTTTAATATTTCTTTCAAAATCGGGAACCGTAAAAGCTTCTGAACTTAACTATAAAATTGCCGAACAAAATTTTAAACAAAAAAGTTTGGAATTGAATACAAAATATACCGTTTTGATAAACAGATATAAAGTATTAAAAAAACTTATCGAATATTATCAAATTGAAGCAATTCCCTTGGCGGAAGAACAAATTAAGGCATCCGGTATTGCCTATAAATCCGGAAGTATTGACTATCTGCAATTTATTCAAAGCATTGAAACTGCGGTAAACACAAAGCAAGAGTTTCTATTGCGACAAACAGAATATTTCAAATTATCGGCTATGTTAAAATACCCGACAGAATAAAACAATTAAAACAAATAAAATAATTGTAAAAATATATAAAAATGAAAACAAAAATAATAATAAGTATAGCTGTGTTTCTTTCAGTATTCACTTTAATATCTTGTAATTCAGGCAATAATGTAGGTGTTGAAAAATCGGAAGAACACGAAGAACACGGACAGGAAGGTGTTGTATTTCTGAATGAAAAACAACAGGAAGCATTAAATTTAAAACTCGGAGGTTTTGAAATGAGAAATCTCACGACAGTCGTTAAAACCAACGGACAATTAGCCGTTTCACCTTCCGATATTGCCGAAGTTACGGCAGTTATAGGAGGTAATGTAAAATACATCAGAGTTTTTGAAGGCGATAAAATAAGACGAGGACAGGTTTTGGCAGTTCTGGAACATCCTGACTATATTACATTGCAGGAGGACTTTGCCGAAAAAGCAAATAACTTAAAATTTGCCGAACAAGAGTATTTACGACAAAAGGAGTTATTTGAAAACAATGTGGGAGCAGGGAAAGATTTTCAAAAAGCAAAATCCGAATACAATACGGCAAAAGCAAAATATGCAGGACTGAAAGCGCGATTACGTTTACTTAATATTTCTCCGGAAAGGGTTTTGGAGGGTAAAATAACGAGCACCATAAATATTGTTTCGCCGATAAACGGCTATGTAAATGAAATTTATATAAAAAGAGGAACTTATGCAGATGCAGCAACAAAACTTTTTGAAGTAACAAACAACAATGCAATTCACGCCGATTTTATTATTTATGAAAAAGATGTTCATCTTGTTAAAAAAGGACAAACGGTGCATTTTACCGTTTCAAACAAACCGGAAAAGGAATACACGGCAACGGTTTTTGCAATAGGAAAAGAATTTAATCCGGATATCCGAGCCGTAAATATTCATACAAAAATTAACGAAGATGTTAATGGGTTGATACCCGGAATGTATATATCCGGTCATTTACATACCGACAAACGTATGACAAAAACACTTCCGAATGATGCAATAGTTTCCGAAGGAACAAAATCATATATTTTTATTTTAGATGAAACCGTAAAACCCGAACATCACGAACACGGAGAAGAGGGTGAAGAACACGAAGAACCAGAAAATGTAAAAGCATTTAAACAAGTTGAAGTTATTATCGGACAAACAGATGACGGATACAGCGAAGTGAAATTGATTGAAGAATTACCGGAAAATGTTAAAATTGTCCTGAACGCAGCCTACTATTTATTGGCAGATATGAAAAAAGAAGAAAATGAACACAAACATTAAAATCAAAAATCATGAAAGAAATTAAAGCTTTTATAAGACCCGACAAAGTAAATAAAATAGTTGAACAATTAAAAGCAAGCGGTTTTGAAAACATTACAATCTCGGAAGCAGAAGGAACAGGAAGGTTCCGGTCAGAAAACGCCTTTGTATCTCAAAAATTCTTAATTACCGACAGCAAAATTGCTAAACTTGAATTAGTTGCAAAAGATGAAAACGTTGATAAAATTATAGAAATAATTTCCGAAAACGGCAAAACAATAAATCCGGGTGACGGATTGATATATGTTGCATGTGTTGAAAAAGCATACCGCGTAAAAACCGGTAAAGAAAACGGTTATAAATAAAATATTATCTGAAAAATGCTTGCGGTTTAAAATACCGCAACGCATTTCCGGAAACTACTGATACTAAATCCGAAAAAATGAAAAAATACAAATTAAAAAACATGGATTGTGCTTCTTGTGCTGCAAAAATTGAAGACGGGCTGGCAAAACTTGAAGAAGTTAAGTTTGTAAATGTTAATTTTATGGCAAGTTCAATTACTTTGGACACAGAAGATTTTGAGAAAGTAAAGCAAAAAATAAAAGATTTAGAACCGGGTGTTGATATTGTTGAAGAAAACTCTGAAAAAGAGGAAGAAAGCAGAAGCCTCTTTGCTGAGAATAAAAGCACTATAATAACAGCATCAATAGGTATTCTGCTTGTTATTGTCGGAAGTATTTATCAAGACTTTTTGCATAATACCCCATATAGTTTTGCCGAATATCTGCTTTTTGTAACGGCATACTTAATTGTGGGTTGGAAAGTAATTTCTCTCGCAGTAAAGAATATTATAAAAGGGCAAGTTTTTAACGAACATTTTTTAATGACAATAGCAACAATCGGAGCTTTTGCCATTGACGAAATGCCCGAAGCCGTTGCCGTAATGCTGTTCTATATAATCGGCGAACTGTTTCAAGATATTGCTTTAAACCGTTCTCGAAGATCCGTAAAAGCACTTTTGGAAATAAAACCTGAATATGCAAATCTGAAAATCGAAGATAATGTAACAGAAGTTCCTCCGGAAGACGTAAAACCGGGCGATATAATTATTGTAAAGCCGGGCGAAAAAGTTCCTTTAGACGGTATTGTTACAGAAGGCGAATCATTTGTTGATACTTCTGCACTTACAGGCGAAAGTGTTCCGCGAAAAATCAATAAAAATGATACAATCTTATCCGGAATGATAAATCAATCGGGTTTGTTAACCGTAAAAGTTACAAAACCCTTCGAAGAATCTTCGGTTTCCAAAATTTTGGAAATGGTTGAAAACGCAACTTCCAAAAAAGCAAAAACCGAAAAATTTATAACAACTTTTGCAAAATATTACACACCTTTTGTTGTTTTCGGAGCATTATTGATTGCTGTTATTCCGCCGTTATTAATCAGCGGTGCAACTTTTGAAGATTGGATTTACAGAGCATTGGTAGTTTTGGTTATTTCATGCCCTTGTGCGTTAGTTATCAGCATACCGCTGGGCTACTTCGGCGGAATAGGCAGAGCATCTCGCAGAGGTATTTTGGTTAAGGGTTCTAATTTTTTGGATGCTCTTACACAGGTTAACACTGTTGTTTTTGATAAAACAGGTACACTGACCAAAGGAGAATTTAAAATTTCAGAAATCATTACGGCAAACAATTTTGATAAAGAAACTGTTTTGAAATATGCGGCTTATGCCGAATACAATTCTAATCATCCCATAGCAAAATCAGTTCTTGAAGCTTATGAACCCGAAATTGACAACACAAAAATAAGTGAAGTTGATGAAATTTCCGGGCACGGCATAAAAGCAATTGTTGACGGGAAGGAAATATTTGCAGGCAATGACAAACTTCTTCATAAAGAGAACATTAAGCATGACAAATGCAATGTGGCCGGAACGGTTGTGCATATTGTAATCGATAAAAAATATGCCGGTTATATTATTATTTCAGACACTTTAAAAGAAGATGCCGAAGAAGCAATTAACAAACTTCATAAAAAAGGAATAAAAACGGTAATGCTTACCGGCGATAATAAATATGCCGCAAAAGTATATGCCGAAAAATTAGGCATAAAAGAATATTATTACGAACTGCTTCCGGAAGGAAAAGTTGAACATATAGAGAAATTACTTAATAAAAACGGGAAAGTTGCTTTTGTCGGTGACGGAATAAACGATGCTCCGGTATTGGCACGTGCCGATATAGGAATTGCAATGGGAGCACTCGGTTCAGATGCCGCAATTGAAACTGCCGATGTTGTTTTAATGACCGACTCGCCTTCAAAAGTAGCCGAAGCAACAGAAGTCGCAAAGAAAACAAGACGAATTGTTTGGCAAAACATCATTTTTGCTCTCGGAGTGAAAGGTGTATTTATCGTTTTGGGTATTTTTGGTATTGCTTCAATGTGGGAAGCCGTTTTCGGAGATATGGGCGTTGCCTTAATTGCAATTTTTAATGCAATGAGAATTATGAAAGGAAAGTAGATATTGTACAAAGTTTCTTCTTTTAGCCATCAGATGAGTCCGGTAACAAAAATATTCATCCGGTGTTTTTTAAGCGTCAATATTCAATAAAATGATATTTGTTGTTTGAAAAACTTACTTTTATTGCTTTGTGATTTTTTTTAAAAAGCGTATAAGCTGTTTCTATTTCTTCCCAAAAATTAACAATATCTTCAGGTTTCATGTCAGAATAAACTTCTTTTGACTTTTCTTCTTTTAGTTTATCGGTAAATCTGAACGGAAAAATATGTATTTTCGGATAACCGTATTTATTTGTATCATGAAATTTCGAAGACAGAAATATAGGTAAGAAATTCTTACTTTCAAAAGAAATACAACCGGCAGTTACACAATTTCCGTGAACACATATTGCACTTCCGGGATTATAATTCCCTGAAAACTTCCGTGTTCTGTTTCTGTCAATCGGTAAAGGATATTCCAAACATAGTTTAAAGCTTGAGCCGTATTGCACGGTTCCGTAATCATCAAGTTCAGAATTATTTAATTTTATCCACATAAAACCATTAGAGCTTCCGTAAAGTATTTTGCAAGTATAAAAACCTTCGGGTGTTTTTCCGTCTCCTTGTTTTAATTTTGTTCCGGGCTCATTATCAACAGCACAAATAGGTAAAGTTGCCAACAAACTCAAAGTGTCCGACCTTTTATCGGAAACCCAAATTTCAAACTCTTCTTCAAGTTTAAATGTTCTGAATAAAACATATTTAGGAGGATATCTTACACCGATATCTTCACACCTTTTTTTATACGAACGCCCTATTAACTCTTTCAGTCGTTTTTCAATAAAAGCTGCCGATCGCTCATTTGTGCCGGTTTTTATGTCAGGAACTGAGTCAATTTCAAAAGATGTAAACTTTACAATCTCGGGAGCATCTTTTTTAACATAAATTGAATCTGCTTTTTTAACTGAATTATTTTGAGAATCAGTTGAGCAAGACAATAATATTATAAACAGGAAAAATAAACTAAATGTTTTCATAAAAAAAGGTTTATAAACATAACGAATATAAACCTTTTTTAATATTTAAACTATTTTTTTTAGAAGCCGTATATTTCGGTCAACTTTTGTCCCAAACTCGGGCCTCTTAAATCAACAGCAATGATAACACCTTCGGGGTCTAATAAAAAGTTGGAAGGGATGCTTCTTACTCCGTATTTTGCAGCGGGTACAGATTGCCAATATTGTAAATCGCTTACATGTGTCCAATCTCCCAAGCCGTCTTTCTCAATTGCTTTTACCCAATCTTCTTTTTTTTGATCAAGAGAAACTTGGTAAATTGTAAAGCCTTTGCTTTTATATTTGTTATAGTTTTTCAAAACAGTAGGATTTTCTGCTCTGCAGGGTCTGCACCAAGCTGCCCAAAAATCAAGTAAAACATAATTTCCTCTTAAAGAGGTTAGTGTTATTGTTTTTCCTTCCGGTGTAGGTTGAGATATTTCGGGTGCAGTAGTCCCTACTTTCGGTTTTCCTTTAACCGGGGGGTTGTTTTCTAACAACATTACCAAACCGTTTACAAAGTCAGATTCAGGGTATAATGCCGAAAGGCTTTCGCTTACTTTTACAAAATAATCACGGTCATTTTCTAAAGTGAAAATTTGTTGTCTCGGACCTATTGATTGATATAATGCCATTATTACCGCAGGCGATTCTATATTTTTATCAATAAAATCTTTTGCATAAGTTTTGTGTTCTTCCAGCAATTTAGTATATTGTTCACCAATAGACTTTTGCAAAGAATCAATATTTGCATTCCCTTTATTTTCGATATATAATTTATTTAATGAATCTATTTTTTCGAATGTAACATCCAAATGGTCGTACATTTCCTTCAACAAAACAGAGTGTTCAGATCCTGAAACAGAATACTTTGATCGATAGGTATTTGCATCTGAATTAATTTCAATAATATCTAAAGAATCTGCGATAAATAATATGTATGAAGGCTCATCTTGTAATTGCAAACTGAATAACTCAGGAGACGAAGTAGAATTTTGAAAGCTAAATTCACCTTTTTCGTTTAAAAGTACGGTATCCAACTTAATAGTAGCCTCAGATGTAAATTTATTTAATATTAACTTTTTTCCGGTTGCATTTTTTATTATACCGGAAACTTTAAAGCCTTCGGAAACGGTTCCTTTACAGGAGAATAAAACTACTGCAGGTAAAAGTAATAAGATAATCTTTTTCATGTTTCTTTTATTTATATTTATATTTTTTGCAAAATTAGAAATAAATACGAATGAAAAAAACATATCTAAATTTATTCATATTTTTGATTTTTCAATTTGCTTTTCCGGTTCAATACGCCTTATTTTAAAGTTTAAATATGCAATTAAAACCGTCATCAGCGGACTTATTAAATTAAAAAACGCATACGGGATGTAATCAACCGTTGCTACTCCGAGAACTTTTGCTTGTGTTGCTCCGCCGGTATTCCAGGGTATTAAAACCGATGTTACTGTTCCTGCATCTTCCAATGTTCTGCTCAGAACTTCCGGCTTTAAGCCCTTTTCTTTAAAAGCTTTATTATACATTCTTCCGGGAACAACAATTGAAATATATTGGTCAGATGCTGTTGCATTAAAAAAGATACACGTGGCTGCTGTTGAGGCAATTAACGAACCGGAAGATTTAACCCTTTTCATTACGGACATTGTAATTTTCTTTAACATTCCGCTTGATTCCATAACCCCTCCGAATACCATTGCCGAAAGAATTAACCAAATGGTATTAAGCATTCCTGCCATTCCGCTTGTGCCGAATAAATCGTTGATATTTTCATTTACTGTATTAATTTCAATATCGCCGTACATAGCCTGCATTACACTTATATAAGATGCTTCGGCATAATTATCCGTAACCCCCGAAATTTGCATTACTATGTCGCTTTGAAAAATAACACCGAACAGACCTCCTGCAAGTGTTCCGAGCAACATAGAAGGTATCGGTTTAACTTTTTTAATAATAATAAAAATTAAAAATGCAGGAACAATAAACAGCCAAGGTGTTACATTAAAAGTTGAAGCAATCGCTTTTTGAACTTCTTCAATTTCTTGTGCGTTTGCACTATAGTCATTTGAAAATCCTATAATAAAAAATATAATTAAAGTTATACCCATTGACGGAACTGTAGTTATCATCATATACCTGATGTGAGTATATAAGTCTGTTCCTGCCATTGCGGGTGCTAAATTTGTAGTATCGGAAAGCGGAGACATTTTATCTCCGAAATAAGCTCCTGAAATTATTGCCCCTGCCGTAACGGCATCATTTATTCCCATTGCATGTCCTATACCGAGCAATGCGACCCCGATTGTAGCAATTGTTGACCAAGAACTTCCTGTTGCCAGCGAAACCAAACTGCTGATTACAACTGTTGCAAATAAAAAAATGGACGGGTGTAAAATATCTAACCCGTAATAAATAAACGCCGGTATTACGCCGCTGAGCAGCCAAGTGCCTGATAATGCCCCTATTAAAAGCAGAATAAGAATTGCCGGCATTGCTTTTCCTATTGTTTTAACGATGTTTTTTCTTATTTTTTCCCAATCTGCACCGAGTCGAAATGAAATAATTGTTCCTACTGCTGCCGCAAGCAGTAATGCAATTTGGTTTGAACCGTCAAGTGTTGCATCTTTCCAAATAATTACATTTAAAGAAAGAAGGATAATTAAAAATATTATAGGAATAAAAGATTGAAAAAGGGACGGTGTTTTTTGAGAACTTTCAGCTTTATACATATCTTTTTTGTTAAGTTGCACAAAGTTAAAAAAAGGAAGCAAAAATGCTTCCTTTTATAATAATATCTGACAAGCAATATCAATTAATCATATCAAACACGGCTTTTGTAACGTTCAATGCCCCGTCTGCAATATCAACTATTGTTGCATCAAGCATATAACAAGGTGTTGTTGCAACTTTAAAATCTTCATCAACGGTTACTTCTCCGTGATTTGTATTTACGTGTTTCCCGCCCATAGTATCAATTGCTTCGGCAGTTCCTTTATCTTGTCCGATGGTTACACGAACACCTTCCAGCACTCTTGCCACAACAGTCGGAGAAATACATAACGCACCTATAGGCTTACTTTCTTTTACGGCTTCTGTAATAACACGTTCAACATCTGTTAAAACCGTACAATCAGAACCGTGAAATGCAAAACTTGACAGATTTTTAGCTGCTCCGAATCCTCCCGGAAACATAATACCGTCATAATCTTTCATTTTTAATTCCGAAAGCGGCTTTATATTTCCTCTGGCAATTCTTGCTGCTTCAACAAGAACATTTCTTTTCTCATTCATTTCTTCACCTGTTATGTGATTAATAACATGGTGCTGATTTATATCCGGTGCAAATATTTGATATTCTCCTCCAAGTTTAACAACTGCATACATTGTCATTGTTGATTCATGAATTTCAGCCCCGTCATAAACTCCGTTTCCGGATAAAATTATTGCTATTTTTGGTAATTTGCTCATTGTTTTGTAATTTTAATAACTAATAAAATGTATTAAACAATATTACAAAAAAAATTCTTAATTAAAAAAATATGAGGTATCCAATTTTAACCGTATTGCTTTTTATTATATTATCATCTTGCAGCATAAAAAAAAATAAAATAATATATAATGAAAGGACTAAAAAAGATATTCTTATAGGAGAATGCAATAAAGAAGGGCTTAACCAAAACCCTTTCAGTGAGTGGTTTACTATGGGGTATAGTGAATATGAACCTGAAACTTCAGTAATTAATAAATTAAAAACGATTGATGATTTAAATAAGATAAAAATACTAATTGTGATGGGAACTTGGTGCGGAGACAGCCGAAGAGAGCTTCCTCGTTTTTACAAAATAATTGATATGATTAACTTCCCTTATTCCGACATATCAATTATTGCTGTTGATACAAACAGAAGTTCGGGAGATAAAAAATTGCAAAATATTGAATTCGGCAGAATTCCGACTTTTATTTTTTATAAAGAAGACAAAGAAGTAGGAAGAATTGTTGAAAGCACCGAAGATAGTTTAGAAAAAGATATACTGAAGATTATTGAATAAAAAAAGAGTCGCAATGCGACTCTTTAATCTGAAAATACTGTTTTCTCACTTTTATTAAATCGGAATAATAC
This DNA window, taken from Bacteroidales bacterium, encodes the following:
- the nhaC gene encoding Na+/H+ antiporter NhaC gives rise to the protein MYKAESSQKTPSLFQSFIPIIFLIILLSLNVIIWKDATLDGSNQIALLLAAAVGTIISFRLGADWEKIRKNIVKTIGKAMPAILILLLIGALSGTWLLSGVIPAFIYYGLDILHPSIFLFATVVISSLVSLATGSSWSTIATIGVALLGIGHAMGINDAVTAGAIISGAYFGDKMSPLSDTTNLAPAMAGTDLYTHIRYMMITTVPSMGITLIIFFIIGFSNDYSANAQEIEEVQKAIASTFNVTPWLFIVPAFLIFIIIKKVKPIPSMLLGTLAGGLFGVIFQSDIVMQISGVTDNYAEASYISVMQAMYGDIEINTVNENINDLFGTSGMAGMLNTIWLILSAMVFGGVMESSGMLKKITMSVMKRVKSSGSLIASTAATCIFFNATASDQYISIVVPGRMYNKAFKEKGLKPEVLSRTLEDAGTVTSVLIPWNTGGATQAKVLGVATVDYIPYAFFNLISPLMTVLIAYLNFKIRRIEPEKQIEKSKI
- a CDS encoding AhpC/TSA family protein; protein product: MKKIILLLLPAVVLFSCKGTVSEGFKVSGIIKNATGKKLILNKFTSEATIKLDTVLLNEKGEFSFQNSTSSPELFSLQLQDEPSYILFIADSLDIIEINSDANTYRSKYSVSGSEHSVLLKEMYDHLDVTFEKIDSLNKLYIENKGNANIDSLQKSIGEQYTKLLEEHKTYAKDFIDKNIESPAVIMALYQSIGPRQQIFTLENDRDYFVKVSESLSALYPESDFVNGLVMLLENNPPVKGKPKVGTTAPEISQPTPEGKTITLTSLRGNYVLLDFWAAWCRPCRAENPTVLKNYNKYKSKGFTIYQVSLDQKKEDWVKAIEKDGLGDWTHVSDLQYWQSVPAAKYGVRSIPSNFLLDPEGVIIAVDLRGPSLGQKLTEIYGF
- the cadA gene encoding cadmium-translocating P-type ATPase; its protein translation is MKKYKLKNMDCASCAAKIEDGLAKLEEVKFVNVNFMASSITLDTEDFEKVKQKIKDLEPGVDIVEENSEKEEESRSLFAENKSTIITASIGILLVIVGSIYQDFLHNTPYSFAEYLLFVTAYLIVGWKVISLAVKNIIKGQVFNEHFLMTIATIGAFAIDEMPEAVAVMLFYIIGELFQDIALNRSRRSVKALLEIKPEYANLKIEDNVTEVPPEDVKPGDIIIVKPGEKVPLDGIVTEGESFVDTSALTGESVPRKINKNDTILSGMINQSGLLTVKVTKPFEESSVSKILEMVENATSKKAKTEKFITTFAKYYTPFVVFGALLIAVIPPLLISGATFEDWIYRALVVLVISCPCALVISIPLGYFGGIGRASRRGILVKGSNFLDALTQVNTVVFDKTGTLTKGEFKISEIITANNFDKETVLKYAAYAEYNSNHPIAKSVLEAYEPEIDNTKISEVDEISGHGIKAIVDGKEIFAGNDKLLHKENIKHDKCNVAGTVVHIVIDKKYAGYIIISDTLKEDAEEAINKLHKKGIKTVMLTGDNKYAAKVYAEKLGIKEYYYELLPEGKVEHIEKLLNKNGKVAFVGDGINDAPVLARADIGIAMGALGSDAAIETADVVLMTDSPSKVAEATEVAKKTRRIVWQNIIFALGVKGVFIVLGIFGIASMWEAVFGDMGVALIAIFNAMRIMKGK
- a CDS encoding efflux RND transporter periplasmic adaptor subunit, whose product is MKTKIIISIAVFLSVFTLISCNSGNNVGVEKSEEHEEHGQEGVVFLNEKQQEALNLKLGGFEMRNLTTVVKTNGQLAVSPSDIAEVTAVIGGNVKYIRVFEGDKIRRGQVLAVLEHPDYITLQEDFAEKANNLKFAEQEYLRQKELFENNVGAGKDFQKAKSEYNTAKAKYAGLKARLRLLNISPERVLEGKITSTINIVSPINGYVNEIYIKRGTYADAATKLFEVTNNNAIHADFIIYEKDVHLVKKGQTVHFTVSNKPEKEYTATVFAIGKEFNPDIRAVNIHTKINEDVNGLIPGMYISGHLHTDKRMTKTLPNDAIVSEGTKSYIFILDETVKPEHHEHGEEGEEHEEPENVKAFKQVEVIIGQTDDGYSEVKLIEELPENVKIVLNAAYYLLADMKKEENEHKH
- a CDS encoding thioredoxin family protein; amino-acid sequence: MRYPILTVLLFIILSSCSIKKNKIIYNERTKKDILIGECNKEGLNQNPFSEWFTMGYSEYEPETSVINKLKTIDDLNKIKILIVMGTWCGDSRRELPRFYKIIDMINFPYSDISIIAVDTNRSSGDKKLQNIEFGRIPTFIFYKEDKEVGRIVESTEDSLEKDILKIIE
- a CDS encoding P-II family nitrogen regulator gives rise to the protein MKEIKAFIRPDKVNKIVEQLKASGFENITISEAEGTGRFRSENAFVSQKFLITDSKIAKLELVAKDENVDKIIEIISENGKTINPGDGLIYVACVEKAYRVKTGKENGYK
- the elbB gene encoding isoprenoid biosynthesis glyoxalase ElbB yields the protein MSKLPKIAIILSGNGVYDGAEIHESTMTMYAVVKLGGEYQIFAPDINQHHVINHITGEEMNEKRNVLVEAARIARGNIKPLSELKMKDYDGIMFPGGFGAAKNLSSFAFHGSDCTVLTDVERVITEAVKESKPIGALCISPTVVARVLEGVRVTIGQDKGTAEAIDTMGGKHVNTNHGEVTVDEDFKVATTPCYMLDATIVDIADGALNVTKAVFDMIN